A stretch of Pempheris klunzingeri isolate RE-2024b chromosome 19, fPemKlu1.hap1, whole genome shotgun sequence DNA encodes these proteins:
- the LOC139219285 gene encoding PR domain zinc finger protein 12-like: protein MGSVLPADALALKSGFKCPSRSLSDVITSDILHSFLYGRWRNVLGEHLAEERHSGSGCSPKTAFTAEVLAQSFAGEVQKLSSLVLPSEVIIAQSSIPGEGLGIFSKTWIKAGTEMGPFTGRVLSPEHVDLLKNNNLMWEVFNEDGTVRYFIDASQEDQRSWMTYIKCARNEQEQNLEVVQIGSSIFYKAVETIPPDQELLVWYGNTHNTFLGIPGVPGTDEDQQKKSRTDDSHSCDGSSSCSPTSSSTTASRMRCVICHRGFNSRSNLRSHMRIHTLDKPFVCRFCNRRFSQSSTLRNHVRLHTGERPYKCHVCQSAYSQLAGLRAHQKSARHKPVARSADVPSQVSPPPPQMTTMPHQHQMPLVHHIPTMVL, encoded by the exons ATGGGCTCCGTGCTACCCGCCGACGCTTTGGCTCTCAAGTCTGGATTTAAGTGTCCGAGCCGCTCGCTGTCAGACGTGATCACCTCGGACATCCTGCACAGCTTCTTGTACGGCAGGTGGAGGAACGTGCTGGGAGAACACCTGGCGGAGGAGCGACACAGCGGCAGCGGCTGCAGCCCCAAGACCGCCTTCACCGCGGAGGTGCTGGCGCAGTCCTTCGCCGGAG AGGTGCAGAAGCTGTCCAGCCTGGTGCTGCCCAGCGAGGTGATCATTGCGCAGAGCTCGATCCCTGGAGAGGGTCTGGGCATCTTCTCAAAGACCTGGATCAAAGCAGGGACCGAGATGGGCCCTTTCACGGGGAGAGTCCTGTCCCCTGAACACGTGGACCTGCTCAAGAATAACAACCTCATGTGGGAG GTGTTCAATGAAGACGGCACGGTGCGCTACTTTATCGATGCCAGTCAGGAGGACCAGCGCAGTTGGATGACTTACATAAAGTGCGCCCGGAATGAACAGGAGCAGAACCTGGAGGTGGTGCAGATCGGCAGCAGCATCTTCTACAAGGCGGTGGAG ACCATCCCACCAGACCAGGAGCTTCTTGTCTGGTatggaaacactcacaacacaTTCCTGGGAATCCCCGGAGTTCCAGGAACAGATGAAGACCAGCAGAAGAAAAGCAGGACTG ATGACTCCCACTCCTGCGACGGCTCTTCCTCTTGCTCCCCGACCTCCTCGTCCACCACAGCCAGCAGGATGCGCTGCGTCATCTGCCACCGCGGCTTCAACTCCCGCAGCAACCTGCGCTCCCACATGCGCATCCACACCCTGGACAAGCCCTTCGTCTGTCGCTTCTGCAACCGCCGCTTCAGCCAGTCGTCCACGCTCAGAAACCACGTCCGCCTGCACACCGGCGAGCGGCCCTACAAGTGTCACGTGTGTCAGAGCGCCTACTCGCAGCTGGCGGGCCTTAGGGCGCACCAGAAGAGCGCACGGCACAAACCGGTGGCGCGCTCCGCCGACGTGCCGTCCCAAGtgtcccctcctcccccacagaTGACCACCATGCCCCACCAGCACCAGATGCCCCTGGTGCACCACATCCCCACCATGGTGCTATGA